The Cuculus canorus isolate bCucCan1 chromosome 6, bCucCan1.pri, whole genome shotgun sequence genomic interval CTGTCTGTGTTCTCTGAGTGATCAGAGGAATCATCGCTTCAGCTGTTCAGGCCCAGCCCTAACAGCCTGATAACTGAGCCAGGGGCTTTCAAGCTGACACAGCCCACCCCTGTACAGCTTCATTAAGAGAGtgtggcaggagaggaggaatcCAAGAGCACCAGGGAATAATGCAGACACTCCTCACTTGGTAATTAGTGAGTGCCCAGTGGCACTTCTTTTACAGCACTTAGACAGTTAAACCACAGCTAAATTGGtctttgtctctctcctccttttatCAGAGGAATTCACCTCAGGTGAAACACAAACAGCCTCGAGGACAAATTCTGTGACAGGAGTTTTCTTGGAAGCAGATTAACTTCCTTAGCCTGAAAACTGTGTTTCTGCTTGACACCCGTTTACCCAAGGGAAACAGCTGAGCCCCTGTCCCCAAGGGAGTCGTAGGGGAACACCTCAAACTCTGCTTTCTGAGACAGAACTTAACCTTCTTTACTTGGTGCAGGCACCCTCATGACCATGCTGTTCCTAGCTCACATTACACACGGCTGACAttgtaaaaatagttttaaaaagccattGCTCGTAGCTGAAGAACTCCGAGAGCCCAGGCTAAGATGAGATTTATTGAGTCATGGCAACAATGCTGTAGCTggttttacatttcattttgtaaagTAATGTGGCTCTTTTTCTGATTCTCATTAAAACACATGAAGATGGCTGTAAAGCAACATTGGCACGTCCACGTCATCGTGTCTGCATGATCTCCAGTGAGGTTTGTCTACAGCAGCGACAGAGCTGTCTCAGCAGCTCAGATCGAAGCCACGGTGCACAGATGGTCACTGTAAATACCAGAAAGTTGCTCATCTCTGTACGTGTCATTTATTTACATACAGCTTTGGCCCTTGTgtgcaaggaaggaaagaaaagtatcCAGAACCATCAGTGATCCACTCAAGGCTACCAGGTTTCTGTGTCCAGTTATAGCCTCAAATACAGTTCTTCCTTTCTGGGAGAAGTGGCCAAGACAAGACCTTTTTGGACAACCGCTGCTATGCTAGGCGAGTTTAGCATGAACTAGAACGTACTGTAAACATTAAACAGAATTAGGAGTATTTTAGAAGTATTTGCAACGTAGTGATTAACCAAAAAATACCAGGCTCAATACTTATGATTAGCAATAAATACAAAGTAATGTTTGCACGTCGCTTTAAGCGGGCTGATGTCACTGGAGAAGGTCTGATTGAGAATGGTAAAGCAGAATACTCTGCATGAGTGTCACCGAGACAGATTTGCATATGGCCCATCCATATCCGTTAGTAAATAAGCTAATGCAGAAACATAATTCCCTCCCTTTGGAGAGAGAGGCTATAGCTAAGCTGTCCTCCCAAAAATCTGATTGAAACCACCTGGGAAGCCATTCCAAACCTCCCAGTCAGAGCTGCTTCCAGCATCCTTCCTGACTGCCAGTTCAGCTCCATCCTTGGGAACAGCCACTCCCTCGCTAACACCAACCGCACCATCTCCTCACCACAAGCCAGTCTGTAATGTCAACTTCCCTGAAGGAAAAAGCATGGTGTGCTACTTGTGACGCCGCAGAAGACAGGGCGGCTGGTTCCATCAGAAGAACGTGGTATCTGCTGAAAAGGCACCTGCAAGTCGAAAGTCTTCTCTGGTCAGCACGCTGTACATGCGCTGGGGCAAGGACTTGGAGTAAGGGGCAGGGCGGGGAACAGTCGTGCGCAAAATCACCTCGCGGCCCGTGGGTAGGGGGAAATCAGAAGAAGCCCCCGCGTTGAGTCTTCGCTCCTCCGATGAACCTGATCTCCGCAATTCTTCCTCGAGAGGAGGCACTGCGGAAACCTGAAATAAGCACAGAGGTGTAATTACAGGGCAAGCTGTTTCTTGACATTGGGGTTCAGAAAATAGATTGtaagaggaacagaggaagatTAGAAATGTACACACATCAAGAGGCTTTACGGGTACACGGAGCAAGGCAGTAATGGGATGTCAAGAAATAAACTGCACACCATCAAATGGAAGAACCTTCATGTATGGGTGGGAAGCTCAGCCTACATTAAGCTCCTGATCTCTGACAGCGTGAAGCAAGGGTTCTGACCAGGCAGATGCCCTTCTCCAAGAGGGCTCTCTCCTCAGCTCCCTGTGGCTACATGAGGCCAAGCAGCCccctcttaaaaataaacagcaccACTACCAGAGCCTTGATAAAACGTCAGCCGCCTTTTCAGACTCAAACTAATGCTTCAGTAAGCGCCCTCCATGGCCAGAGAGGCTCGCCGGGGTGAGAATGAGAGCGAGCAAGAGGCTGCACATCTCCATCGATGCTCAGTGCCTCGGAACCAGTAAGGAGCAACACTAAAGTCCGAACACTGCAAGAAGGGCGGGCATGCTCTGATCAGCCCCCCAGAATATTGCCTAATTACATACattatgtatatacacacagcCTGATACCCTGTAGGGTCCTACCTTACCTGTACACAACTCAGCTGCCCCCCCCCCGTGCACCCCTGCTCCCCCGCCTCTCCCCAGGAGCAGGGACCCTGTATGCTCGGCTCTGCAGCCTGTGCCATAGGAGAAGTCACCAGGGACAAGCGCCACCTCTTCCCACAAGCCCGGTTCTGAGAAACCAGCCAAAAGGACATTCCCCGTGCTACACTCAGCAGTCACTCCAGTTCTTCCCCACACCTCTCTGCATCTGTCCAAGCAGTTCTACAGTTTCAGAGAGTCCTGGTACCTGGGACTGTGACATCCCGGTAATGTCCACCTCTGCCTGACTCACATCTGGCTGTTCAATAAACAAACACCGTGACAGCAACAGGGAAGAACACAAAGGCAAGGCCACATATTCCAGCATCAGAAAATCTTAATGTTCAtgtgcagaaatgtttttggtttggtttaggttttgatttgggtttttggcttttgggtttgtttgttcttttaagatttctctttcttcacgACCTGTCAGGCTCTAGAAATAAAGTctgtgaatgaagaaaaaccATTCTGGAAACACAACATTAATTTTATGCTTATTGTGTGCACAATGGTACAAACTCAACCAGGCTGCTGCTCTACATCTACCGAAAGGTTCAAGTCTATGAAGCTAGGGAAGATGAGTGGGAAATGAGGGACAAAGTTGGTTACCTCATCAGAAGATTCAGTCAGCTTGGAAAGGGATGAGAAAAGAACCAGGGATGAAAGATAGAAACAAAGGCAAGTCAGAGGTGACTCACAAGAGGTCAAGAGGAGACTGTAGGTTTAAGAGACATCATGCACTCCCAAGAACATGCATTTGCTAGCAGAACTCTCCTGAGCAAACTCAAGAATATAACAACACATTTGACACAACTCAGAGAGGAATCCGGGTTCAAAAGGCAAGGAGCAAGGAAATCATTCAACTTCTGTTTACCAAAAGGCTCTACTGAAACAATTCACAGCAGATTAAACATGAGGGGTTTTGTAGTGAGTGAGGTCCTGGCTCTCTAAGAAGCCTTAATTAACAGTGACCAGATACAAGCAGAAAGTGTCTGTGACCCAGCTTCAGTTACCGGtgtttcaaatgaaacaaacccCTAGGAACTGACATACCTCTTATCAAACATTAATGCTAGAAACTTTTACTCAGCTTTCTATGATCTAAAAACATAAGGCCTTGGTATTAAAAAGGCAAGTGCAAGCGCTGGCATACACCTACAGGGCACAATCTCGGGTTCTGCTGATTGACAAGTTGAGATTTGCAACTAGATTTTCCCTAGAAACTGGAAGGATAAAACAAATGTTCTGATTTTCATTCCTCAGAATAACTACAGTCTGTTTTCAGAATGGTCCTTTTTATGCCGGGTTGCAAAATACAGATTACTGTAAAAGCGTCCACGccttaaaagcatttaattacCAATCACAAAATTCTTACAGCAGTGATTTCCAAATGGGACTTCAGGCTCTAAGATGTCTGCAATAACTATGCTCCCTTGTTATTACTGCTATAGTTAAATTTGAATTACGATAAATCTATGCCATGAATATATGACTGCAGTCCAAGAAGTTGGGAAATCAATACTTTAAGGCTAGTTATTACAAAGACTGCTTAAGAGAAACAGAACATTTACACCAATAGAGGCTGGGGTAGGGGCTCCTAAAAAAACATATGTGACACTGGCAATAATGAATGTAAAGTTGTACTGGAAAAGAACAAACTCTTCCTAAGCACAATGGCTTCCACAGAAGAAATCTCCAGTATTCCAAATATAAACCTCAGTCTAAAAAGTTACTCctcctaaaatatttaatattatgaCATGTTTCTCTACACTCCTACACGAAACAACCACCACACTTGATCGTTCTTGCTGTGATGTTGCATATGTTGTGTAAGctgaataaagcagaaatttgcACCATCATAGCATTACTGATGTTACCATTTGAAGTAAATCAATGGCACCTCTGTCTACCCACATGGTTTTAACTGTTTCATATCTCTGGTTATCTACTCTTTCATTTTGCAAGGTTCTGCTACTGCCAAAATCACATTGAACATCACGAAAAAGCTCTCAAGCACATTTATGACAATACATGCATATATGCGGACAAAATAAACTGGCATCACGTGGTAAGTCGCTGCCTCTTACTGCTTAAATCACAAGTGCCTGCAAAGCAACCAGGAACACTCTTACCCTCTGCGCATTCACGAACAGCTTGTGAATAATGCTGCCGGCAGGTCCTCTTCCCGCACCAATAACTGACACTTCTGGCTGTTCCAGCAAGCAGTTTACAAATCTGGTGGTACAAATcattgaaaagggaaaaagaatgtTTAATTCTCAGCTGTATCCTGCTTGCTTGTCAAAAAACAGGATTGTTTCCAGTGAGGAAGTCTCTGCCTGGCATCATTCACACAGGGCAGGAACTGGCAGAAAAACTCAAGAGTTCTCTGTCCTTTAAGTATAAGGAAAAATGCCCGTGATTTCTCAGCATCCCACTGAAAAACCACCATCGCCTTTTCATCCCTTTACTCCTTTCCCACTGTTCTGAAGACTAAGTCACCCTTAGTCTTTAGCTGTTCCCTCCTACCTCGCTGCTCCTTCCTTCATGCTAACGCAAGCAGCTATTCTTTCACAGATAACATAGGTCAAAACTAAGCTGAACACAGCAGCTCCCACGTAAGGTCAAGGAAGGTAGAACTGTACAGCTGTTTGTGTCACAACTCCAGCAGCTGGGCCAAGTAACACCTGGGCTGCAATTCAGCCTctgaaagaatcatagaatcattgaggttggaaaagacctctaagatgatcgaatccaaccatcagcccaacaccactgtgcctactaaaccatgtcctgaagcgtaacatctacacactttttgaacccctctagggatgaagactcaaccacctccctgaggaGCCAGCTCCAGTGCTCCcctactctttcagtaaagaattttcttctgctttccaatctgaacctcctctggtgcaacttgaggccatctcgTCCTACATTTGCtatttgggaaaagagaccaacacccacatcaCTCCAACATCCTTTCAGGCGGTTGTAGAGATGGATGAGATCTCCCCCCAGCTTCCTCTTCGCCTATATATCTAAGCAACTCCAGTTCccccagctgctcttcataaggCTTGTGTTCCAGCGCCTTCCCCAGctaaatacagtatttgaggtgtggcctcaccagtgccgagtccagggacacaatcacttccctggtcctctggccacaccatttctgatacaagccaggatgctgttggcctttgtggccacctgggccactgctggctcatgttcaacaCCCCCAGGACCTTTTTTCCTGTCACGCAGATTCCCAGGCATTCATCCTgaagcctgtagcgctgcacgaGGTTGTTGTGAATGAAttgcaggacccggcatttgggAAAGGACCTACTTCTCTCAATTAACTATAAGTGGATTCCAGACTCCTAACGCAGATGTATAAATTCAACATGAAAAGCCTTCACAGTGTCAGCCACACAGAATTAGTAACAACATGACAGGTTTTCGGAGCACAAAGGTACTGCATTGGTCAGACACCGCTCCTCTGAACTCCCAACACACACTACTGAAATGTCATCTCTCTCTCAGCACCCCAGCAAGTAGCAAATCATCTGACAGCAggcagcaaagaaaggaaacacGCCCTGGCACTTCTCACTCATGTGGTTCCTCAGTAATATATTTCAAAGTAGTAAGGAGACTAGAATAAGAAAATTTAACTtcaggggggaaggggaaattTCATTCTATATTAGTTATAGAAAATACTAAAATCCTAGTCCttctattttacattttacCAAGTTCATCAAATGTACCTTTTACAtgcatgagaaaataaattaaatcccCAGCACTGCCAAAACGAAAccaaattacattaaaataatctgtaCCACATGTTTTCAAAGAGATGGTTACTTAGAGGAGCATTTAGGGCATCCACACTGAACGCCAACAGGCAccccatggacagggacactgAATGTTTGTAGCTACTAAAAAAGATTCCTTGGTATTTCTGTATTATCATCGCTTCCGCCTGTCCTAAAATTTGACACTACAGAAAAAGGGCATCGggcaaaaaccaaaacaacacagggaaaaattaaaaaggaaaaaaaaatcaccagtcACCTTTGTAgatcttctttctcctcctcattttcacatttctctatcccaaattttgctttcagagacCTGGCCCTGGCAATGGTAGCTTCCACACTCATAATCTGAGCAATGATTTCCTGCAGGAgtttaataataatgaaaattaaaaagatggtGTTTTAGCATGCCTACGAACAGTTTCTATTAAGTCTATtaaattttattacattttctaaGCCAGTATAAGAGCCTTACTTCCAGCTTCTTGTCCTCTGGATTGGGGAATCTTAGAACTTTACTGGAATGGGATATTATCTGCTTAATAATCTTCTTAACTGAAGATATATCTTCTAGTGCTTctatcagaaggaaaagaaatgacgAAGTTGTAATTATTGCATCACTGTTCACCCTAAAATACCTCAATAATTTATTAAACATTATTTACCTTCTTCCTTTACCTTGAGCACAGCTGCGTGGATGACACAAGGCAAGAGATGCCTTGCAAGGTCAGCTGGTTTCTGAACTGCAAGGTAATGAAGCACCTATAACATCAGAAAATTTAACCTATTAGTCATCAAAACTACTTCCTAAAGATAAGGTTAACTATGAAATTCACACGAAAAGAGCACTGTTGTAAGACAGACTCAATAAGTCACTGATGAATCCTCAGCAATTGCTTACAGCCCCAACAGGTCAGAATGAAATTAGAAGTAATTCTGTTTTAGGAATACTTCAGTTTCCTAACACATACGTGCAGgtaaatatctgttttatttactaGCAAGTCAAAGAAGTACCTAATTAATTCAGCTTATGAAGTCACATTCCACTCACTAATTATTTTAGATACTTCAAATGACCAGTTGTACGGCAGCAGGAATTTCCGATTAATCCTAAACCACGTACAAAACAGTTTAGTAATTCCAATAATACAGAGTAACAATGTGTTAGGGTTTAAAtctcacagaaggaagaagagagggctGCTGTAAGCATCGCAGATCAGACTATCACCAGCTACAGAGCTTTTTACCTTCTCTGCCTCCCTTGTGTCATCGAAGAGTCTCTTCTGCCTCCGGGCTGGGACCGGCTTTGCTGTTTCCCAGGCCTCCACCCACATGTTGCTAGGAATCTTCATCCGGGCGCTCAGCTCGCCTTTAATGACTACATTCCCCTTCTCATCAACCACTTCCTCTTCGATGTAATCCCGCGGGGAGTACCACCTCACAAAATCCTCCAGACAACAGCCAGGATTAGCTGCCTGGAACAAAGAGGAGATAAAATTTGTGCCTGAAACATCCTGTAAAAACATGACACCCTGGGCAAAAAGGCAGTATGGTTTAACGGGCGGAGCACAGGGCAGGAGCCAAACCTCAGTGAATCCTGTTTATAGTCACCAAACTGTACACTAGGAAAGAGATCGGGACAGTGAAGGAATAAAACATAAGCCAAAACAATTGCAAAGGGTAAAAGCCACACCATCAACATAAACAAAGAAACCTTCTTATCGCTCCAAACCAGCACACTCACCAGTCATTTCAGGCAAGCCTAAAATTATGCTGTTCAGTCAAGCTTCTATCTGGTACCTAATACATGCAATAAATATGAACGTTCActcatttttttatgtataaGTTTATACCATTAAAgacttaaaggaaaaacagcccACACCTAAAAGAATCACTGGGCTGTACAAATACTCTGTCAGCACTGACCTTCCACCCTTCTTGAATCTCcttcaaacaaaaccaactccATTTTTAATAGATGTAATATCAATACAAATAAATGCATCCATAGGTCTAGAATATAAAAGGAAACTATTCTATGTATCTATCAAGAGTGCACTTCCACTTCATACCACGGTTCTGCATTCTTATTTTGAGTTTTTAGATCACATACAtcatagaaataaaactgctaCATATATCTAATACGACAAAAGTCACTACTAATAAATAGATATTGATACGTTATACTCTTACTCGACAGTACATCTGTATTATTTCACTACAAAATAACattgcagtaattaaaaaaagcatatataGCTATTTCCTGACAGAATCTCCAAAGTCTGTAGTTTCGATATCTTCTGATTACAGCAGTGTATGTGCCCTTAGCTCCCTCTACAGAGCTCAGGGAGAAATGGAACAAATTATCCAAAATCACAGCTATTTTAGTCTCAGTTTAATGACCAGCTATATAGAACTTCTAAATAGCAGTAACTCATCCTTCCCATAAAGGACAAAACATCTTCAACTATACATAAAAATTATGTCCATCGCCCCAAAGTCCAAATACAGAATTGTGAACAGGTTaatagatttcttttctttacgCCACTTTTAAATGTTATCTATTTGGAGTCTGAGTAAAGGTTCTTTGTGCAAAGCATAGCAGAAAGTACAGGTGAGAGAGACACTAAATGAAAGCTATGAATGGTGGTGGGAGGGAGAGATGCGCAAGTTGGATTCAGGATTTTGATGCCCAGTTTTCCTCTAATGTCATTTTGTATGGGGTTGTCTGATTTTTAATTCCCAATTTATCaactgtgtgggttttttttccctcccacaGACATCATACAAATTCACCAGACTGCTACAGCATAATAAACTAGATAATTTCAAAATCTATGACTAAGGGTTTTGTCAATAGGCTTTCATTTTCaactttaaagtattttgaagctgttttgtggagggaaaaaaaaaaaagaccttcaGAATTGTTCAACACAAGCAAGAGGGTTTGTTTAACTAAGAAGATAGCAGTCTCATAGGATTCTTCAAGTAGCACTACCTTAAAAGACTCCATATCTGAGAGTAGGCAGGCGCTCTGCATGCGTGCCCGAAGATGAGCACCTTCTGCTGATGTCCCTAGTTTTGCCAGTACTTCAGACTGTTCTTCCAGCAAATCTTCAGTCATGGGTGCTGGTTCCTGCAACACAGAAGAAGCTGAGTTCACAAATAGCCTCTCTTCCACTTAGCCATTATTAAGGCAGGAAGGACTGGAAAGCTCCCTGTCTTTAAAAGTTCATTCTACTTTACTTGTACTCAAAGGAAACATTCATAATTTTCTACTGCTTCACCTGTTCAGACTGAAGCTGTGCCTCCGAAGATGACACtaacaaaaagaaactaaaaagaaaacaacctgaGAATGAAGTAACAATATAAGGACCTACTATTAAAATGCTTGCTATTTCATCCCTAGTCACTCTGCAAGAACGTTTGTGTCAGATAACATTCCTAGCTGTTTAAAGATAAACCTACTTTAGATAATTGTACCAAAACCTGGTGACTgagaaatatattattttaaaaagagagaaaatttaaaaagcagcagtgtaACCTATCCAGCACTCTGGCCAGGCAGCTAGAAATCTTTGTACAGTAGTTCCGCTTAACAGGAAAGAACATAAGGAGGGAACGGAAGGTGCCTCAAGAGCTGGAAATAAGAAttctaatttgattttaaaaaaatttgagTGAAATTTCATAAGACCCATTCTCAAATAAAGCAAAGCGCACGTGAGCTTTCAGCTTAGCAGCCTCatcaagttttaaaaacagaaaacaaggatgTAGGCCAAAAACACTTAGCAATTTTAACAACAGATACAGCTGTAACCTGCAAATTGTATATAATTTCACAATCCTAGGTATAAGCCACAGCACATGACAGTCTTATTGCACATCTGGGGCAGCTCTTGCTACCTAACCTGCGTTATTGGAATGTAGAGAGGCTCTCCTGGATGCAGCAGTGTCAGCTTTCCATGCGGATGCAGACGACCTTCTGGTTTTAAGTTCACAGTCTCTTTGTTGCCTTCTTTcgctcctcctttcttcccattttcctgCCCATTTCCTTTAAGATCTTCTGTGTCACTCAGACATTCAAAGAATTCCTCCTCACTATCACTCCACGATTCCCAAGATTTGCcaacttctttttccttatcaAGGTTATCTCCGGAGTGGTCTGGTCCTTTGCCAGCATCACCAGAAGTACCACTAGGCGAACGATCAGGCAtgttcccccttttcccctcatctcttgctttctttctttcaatgCAACAATTTAACATCTaagaagttaaaaggaaaaagaaagtgttaGCAATTACTTCTCTTATGGAAACAATGTCACAGAAAAACATGGAGAGTCACCAAAACCCTCTTACAATTCTAAAAGGTAACAATGAAGAAGATAACATTTCCATTAAACTTGTTACTATATACAAAGGTTTTCCCAAGCAATGAAGTCCAAACCCAAAAATTCAAGCATGACTAAATCTGTAACAGCAATATATTTagtaaataattaatataatttttacagtttccttaagagaaaaatcattcttACGTTTGAGATATTTACCTGCAGTTTCTGATGTAGTAAACAGCATCTCAGATCTGGAGGGCCATTAGCTAAtctaaaaaaaggcagaagcgTAACCATTATCAATTATAAAGTTGAGTTTTTCACACATATGTGGTCTTAAATCATATAACATCCAAGAGAGAGGCAAATATCCACACTGCATCCACTGCCCCCATACCAACTGTGTGGCTCCTCTGCGCTCTCAGAGACACGCCAGTGACTGAACAAGCCAGAAGGTAAACTACACGTATTTGCTAGAGGTCAGTCCTGAAGCACAGAGATTTCTCTCACTAGGACGGAACAGACACACCCTGCATTTCCTGGTCAGTTTTCCATTTGGAACTTAAAAGtgtaactgtttttaaaaaaaaaacaattaagcaCCTTTGACTTTACTTTATAAAGTGATCACTATATATTTCAACTTCTACTTTATCTAAGCAAAACCGTTTGAAAGTGGCTGGTCCAAcccatttaaaacaaactgagGATATATTTTTGCTCTGCACTGATTTCTCATCTTGACAGAACCCTCTGTCTCTCCAGAATCTGGAGTTCAAGCATTAGCTGCTTGAAAAGGTTATTACACCAGCAGAAACTTGGAACAGCTCCCTTAGAAAAGTGGCGAAACTACACCACAAAGCAAAGTGTTTCTCCCTATATCAGCTCCTTCATTTTGATGGAATAATAAACTGGAAACCAAGCATTTGCataagcttgttttttttctcaccctCATTCACACAGTGGAGTGCTCTTTAACTTGAACTTCCCCAAGCATCTTCAAGTTTTCAAAGGAGCGCACAGATGCTTTCCTCTACTCCTTATCCCTTCTTGCTTTAAGGAAGTAGGGTAATAAAAATAGAGGAGAGcatttacaatttaaaaaagcaaaccagtaCATTGCAAAGCCATATTGAACCCACTCTGTTCCTGAAACAAAGAACAGTTTCTATGATAGAGcaagggtaaaaaaaacccttaccCTGGAATAAGGTAGTTGTTCTCCCATCTGTAGCGCATTTCCAACACAAATTCTTGCCAAAGATGTGCCACTCCTTTTACTCCTCCGTGATAGAAGTTTATCATACAAAGACATAAAGCTAGTTTGTATGTCAGACTGTCAGAAGGAGCAGATTTAAACTGACTGAAGAGATTCTAggtaagaaataaaagaaagcaggaagTAAAGGAATcatgacatttttcttccaaaatcatATGATGTCTTTCCTGTTTGTCAATACAAGCAGCTAATATTTTAATCCTGTAAGCATAAGCTACTAAAAATTACAGTCtttggaaggaaacaaagaaattagaaggagaaacaaaaataaaaatccctatTTCTACCTAGAGATTCCACAAAGGTAAGTTCCCATTCccaaaaattatcttttactTCGCAACCACAGCGAAGCCTGTATGAACAAACGCTCCAAAGTGCTttcactctttctctctctggtgAGTGCCAGTCAATAAAACTTACATAATCTTCAGTCTCTGGAGGAGGATTGTTTCCGGCTGAAGTGCTAGTTCTGCTTTCAAATCCATCTACAAGTTTGTCAGCAGCATCAGGAAATAAGAACTtgaagaaaccaaaaaaaatttaaacaaaaatcaaacttcCATCAGTatgtttttcctgcttttcccacTTTCTGTATAAAGCTGCTGGTTACATGCCATCAACTCCTACAATTAAGACTGTTAGCACAGTTCAGAGTTCATTTTCAGTCCACTTTTTTTTACATGGACTTGTAACAACTGAGGCTATTTCAAGAAGCTGATAAATGTGTGATTcaaagaccaggttggatgaggctttgagcaacctgatcctgtgggggatggaactggatgatctttaagatcccttccaacacaaactattccatgattctatgaaataatagAACTGACATCAGAGACCTTTATTTATAATTCTTCTATAAAGTATAAAACAAATGCATCAGTGGAAGCATGACACACACTTTAAATGAATGTAATGTGCGTGGACAGCTCACTTACCAGAAGAATGGTGTTCAGAACTTCATTGTTTAATGGTGATTCATCCACACCTCTGTGTTTGcgaatttttttctttgcactgtgAACCATATTTGTGACTGATAATTTATGGATTGGGACCGGTGCCGGCTCTGTCAGCTTTGACAAAGCGTGAGAGATATCAGCGACCtctataaaataaacagaactatttagaacaaaaccaaaacccacaatATCGTCTCTCTTTAGAGAAGTTTAGCTGTCACATTCAGTCTGTTTATCTGGTGTATCAATTTCAACACCCTGCTAACCAGAGCTACACCTCTGTGTTGTCAGGTTCCATCCCTAATATTCACTGTTCTTATCCACACAGATAAGCAGCAGAATCAGGTCACGAAGCAGCCACAGACTGTGCctgctttattttacagaaCGAAGCCTAGATGGGGTTGGCTGTAGGTAGTGCCCACCACCTACTGCAGTAGCACTGCATCCCTGCAAACCACTTTCGGCAGAGCATCAGCAAAAGCCTGCTGAAGGGTCAGCATTTCAACTTTGTTTATACGTGACACCGACAAA includes:
- the RAB3GAP1 gene encoding rab3 GTPase-activating protein catalytic subunit isoform X3, translated to MAADSEPESEVFEITDFTTASEWERFISKTEEVLNDWKLIGISSGKPLEKGVYTTGVWEEKSDEISFADFRFSITHHYLVQEPSDKEGKEELVEDALPLPMQDLLCVNNDFPPRAHCLVRWYGLREFVVIAPAANNDAVLSESKCNLLLSSVSIALGNTGCQVPLFVQIHHKWRRMYVGECQGPGVRTDFEMVHLRKVPNQYTHLSGLLDIFKSKIGCPLTPLPPISMAIRLTYVLQDWQQYFWPQQPPDIDALVGGEVGGLEFGKLPFGACEDPISELHLATTWPQLMEGIVVDNDVYSDLDPIQAPQWSVRVRKADNPQCLLGDFLTEFFKLCRRKESTDEILGRSAFEEEGKEVADISHALSKLTEPAPVPIHKLSVTNMVHSAKKKIRKHRGVDESPLNNEVLNTILLFLFPDAADKLVDGFESRTSTSAGNNPPPETEDYNLFSQFKSAPSDSLTYKLALCLCMINFYHGGVKGVAHLWQEFVLEMRYRWENNYLIPGLANGPPDLRCCLLHQKLQMLNCCIERKKARDEGKRGNMPDRSPSGTSGDAGKGPDHSGDNLDKEKEVGKSWESWSDSEEEFFECLSDTEDLKGNGQENGKKGGAKEGNKETVNLKPEGRLHPHGKLTLLHPGEPLYIPITQEPAPMTEDLLEEQSEVLAKLGTSAEGAHLRARMQSACLLSDMESFKAANPGCCLEDFVRWYSPRDYIEEEVVDEKGNVVIKGELSARMKIPSNMWVEAWETAKPVPARRQKRLFDDTREAEKVLHYLAVQKPADLARHLLPCVIHAAVLKVKEEEALEDISSVKKIIKQIISHSSKVLRFPNPEDKKLEEIIAQIMSVEATIARARSLKAKFGIEKCENEEEKEDLQRFVNCLLEQPEVSVIGAGRGPAGSIIHKLFVNAQRLTESSDEVSAVPPLEEELRRSGSSEERRLNAGASSDFPLPTGREVPFQQIPRSSDGTSRPVFCGVTSSTPCFFLQGS
- the RAB3GAP1 gene encoding rab3 GTPase-activating protein catalytic subunit isoform X4, whose translation is MAADSEPESEVFEITDFTTASEWERFISKTEEVLNDWKLIGISSGKPLEKGVYTTGVWEEKSDEISFADFRFSITHHYLVQEPSDKEGKEELVEDALPLPMQDLLCVNNDFPPRAHCLVRWYGLREFVVIAPAANNDAVLSESKCNLLLSSVSIALGNTGCQVPLFVQIHHKWRRMYVGECQGPGVRTDFEMVHLRKVPNQYTHLSGLLDIFKSKIGCPLTPLPPISMAIRLTYVLQDWQQYFWPQQPPDIDALVGGEVGGLEFGKLPFGACEDPISELHLATTWPQLMEGIVVDNDVYSDLDPIQAPQWSVRVRKADNPQCLLGDFLTEFFKLCRRKESTDEILGRSAFEEEGKEVADISHALSKLTEPAPVPIHKLSVTNMVHSAKKKIRKHRGVDESPLNNEVLNTILLFLFPDAADKLVDGFESRTSTSAGNNPPPETEDYNLFSQFKSAPSDSLTYKLALCLCMINFYHGGVKGVAHLWQEFVLEMRYRWENNYLIPGLANGPPDLRCCLLHQKLQMLNCCIERKKARDEGKRGNMPDRSPSGTSGDAGKGPDHSGDNLDKEKEVGKSWESWSDSEEEFFECLSDTEDLKGNGQENGKKGGAKEGNKETVNLKPEGRLHPHGKLTLLHPGEPLYIPITQEPAPMTEDLLEEQSEVLAKLGTSAEGAHLRARMQSACLLSDMESFKAANPGCCLEDFVRWYSPRDYIEEEVVDEKGNVVIKGELSARMKIPSNMWVEAWETAKPVPARRQKRLFDDTREAEKVLHYLAVQKPADLARHLLPCVIHAAVLKVKEEEALEDISSVKKIIKQIISHSSKVLRFPNPEDKKLEEIIAQIMSVEATIARARSLKAKFGIEKCENEEEKEDLQRFVNCLLEQPEVSVIGAGRGPAGSIIHKLFVNAQRVSAVPPLEEELRRSGSSEERRLNAGASSDFPLPTGREVPFQQIPRSSDGTSRPVFCGVTSSTPCFFLQGS